In Sulfolobales archaeon, one DNA window encodes the following:
- a CDS encoding Zn-ribbon domain-containing OB-fold protein, whose amino-acid sequence MASYVRGGTPLRDEEFRAIIKEIDRPRARYNMAAGIAYSRFLEGLKRGEILGTYCPSCRLVHIPPKIYCPYCFRYLSKWVRASDEGRVVTAVISYLSATLEKLEKPEIIGVIRLDVPGYRFTSYRFPGILHRICGASEEDVKTQRIFDARVKARWLPPDKRVGSITDIECFEVIWG is encoded by the coding sequence ATGGCATCATATGTGAGGGGTGGAACACCTCTTAGAGATGAGGAGTTCAGGGCTATAATAAAGGAGATAGATAGGCCAAGGGCTAGATATAACATGGCTGCGGGCATAGCCTACAGCAGATTCCTGGAAGGCCTCAAGAGAGGCGAGATCCTGGGTACATACTGCCCCAGCTGTAGATTGGTTCACATACCCCCGAAGATATATTGCCCATACTGCTTTAGATATCTATCCAAATGGGTTAGAGCGAGTGATGAGGGTAGGGTTGTCACAGCTGTTATAAGCTATCTCTCCGCAACCCTTGAGAAGCTTGAGAAGCCCGAGATCATAGGGGTTATAAGGTTAGATGTGCCAGGATATAGATTCACAAGCTATAGATTCCCAGGGATCCTCCACAGGATCTGCGGTGCTAGCGAGGAGGATGTCAAGACCCAGAGGATCTTCGATGCAAGGGTTAAGGCTAGATGGCTCCCACCGGATAAGAGGGTAGGATCTATAACCGATATAGAGTGCTTCGAGGTGATATGGGGATGA
- a CDS encoding thiolase domain-containing protein: protein MKTNIYVKNRVAIVGAGMTLFRRRMLETPQELAWIAAKRALDQAGLELRDIDCVVSGSAPDAFDGIHLKGEYYSEGAGAIRKPHIRVFVGGGTGVFVPIAAWWHVASGLCRRVLVVAEEKMSSAADPHPQAVFRHIWDPFMEKPLNPNLIWIFALEMHRYMHKCGVTKEDIALVAVKNKRNALDNPYAQAAANITVEDVLNSEPLVYPVNRLDISPVSDGAAALVMVSEEWARRLTDTPVWVEGIGYTLDTSYWTNRELSYPVYLKNAAEMAYKMAGIERPMREIDVAEPYDPFDYKELHHLEGLGLAPRCKAAEMTREGVTQRDGDLPVCPSGGLLGVGNPIAAAGLMKVAEIFWQLRGEAGKRQVKKSVTTGLAQAWGDLMQIGTVVILRR from the coding sequence ATGAAGACAAATATATATGTTAAGAATAGGGTTGCGATAGTAGGTGCTGGGATGACGCTGTTCAGGAGGAGGATGCTTGAAACACCTCAGGAGCTAGCATGGATCGCTGCTAAAAGAGCCCTCGACCAAGCGGGGCTCGAGCTAAGGGATATAGATTGCGTTGTTAGCGGTAGCGCTCCAGACGCATTCGACGGTATACATCTGAAGGGGGAGTACTACTCAGAAGGTGCTGGTGCCATTAGAAAGCCACATATAAGGGTTTTTGTTGGTGGTGGAACAGGTGTTTTCGTCCCAATAGCTGCTTGGTGGCACGTGGCCTCGGGGCTATGTAGAAGGGTCTTGGTTGTTGCTGAGGAAAAGATGAGCAGCGCAGCAGATCCCCATCCACAGGCGGTGTTTAGACATATATGGGATCCATTTATGGAGAAGCCTTTAAACCCAAACCTCATCTGGATCTTCGCCCTAGAGATGCATAGATACATGCATAAATGCGGCGTCACAAAGGAGGATATAGCTTTGGTAGCTGTTAAGAATAAGAGGAACGCCCTTGATAATCCATATGCCCAGGCCGCTGCTAATATAACAGTCGAGGACGTCCTTAACAGCGAACCCCTGGTATATCCTGTTAACAGGCTAGACATCTCTCCTGTGAGCGATGGCGCCGCTGCCCTTGTAATGGTTTCCGAAGAGTGGGCTAGAAGGCTAACAGATACACCAGTATGGGTTGAGGGGATAGGCTATACACTGGATACTTCTTATTGGACTAATAGGGAGTTATCATACCCAGTATATCTTAAGAACGCTGCTGAGATGGCCTATAAAATGGCTGGGATCGAGAGGCCTATGAGGGAGATAGATGTTGCAGAGCCCTACGACCCATTTGACTATAAGGAGCTACACCACCTAGAGGGCCTAGGCCTAGCACCTAGGTGTAAGGCTGCTGAGATGACTAGAGAAGGGGTTACACAGAGGGATGGCGATCTCCCGGTATGCCCCAGCGGAGGCTTGCTAGGGGTTGGTAATCCTATAGCTGCTGCTGGGCTCATGAAGGTAGCTGAGATCTTCTGGCAGCTGAGGGGGGAGGCTGGGAAGAGGCAGGTTAAGAAGAGCGTTACCACAGGGCTAGCCCAGGCCTGGGGCGATCTAATGCAGATTGGCACCGTAGTTATACTTAGGAGGTGA
- a CDS encoding Zn-ribbon domain-containing OB-fold protein: protein MNGDVKPYVREIEMEINAYHYTPGPIGLKWLEGIKRGSILAALCDKCGLKYIPPKIYCPRCYSEVTQLIEISGKPYLASYSIIYRDFDGKPLEEPVIIGLIRFEGVEGGLIHYIKAQPDRISIGVKLEPIFKSERRGSITDIEYFRPA, encoded by the coding sequence ATGAACGGGGATGTAAAGCCATATGTTAGAGAGATAGAGATGGAGATAAACGCCTACCACTACACACCAGGGCCTATAGGGCTTAAATGGCTAGAGGGGATCAAAAGAGGATCTATATTAGCTGCTCTCTGCGATAAATGCGGGCTAAAATACATACCCCCGAAGATATATTGCCCAAGATGCTACTCGGAGGTAACACAGCTGATAGAGATTAGCGGGAAACCATATCTAGCTAGCTATAGCATAATATATAGAGACTTCGATGGAAAACCCCTGGAAGAGCCAGTGATAATAGGTCTTATAAGGTTTGAAGGAGTAGAGGGGGGTCTGATCCACTATATCAAGGCGCAACCAGATAGAATCTCTATTGGAGTGAAGCTAGAGCCTATATTCAAAAGCGAGAGGAGAGGCTCTATAACCGATATAGAATATTTCAGACCAGCATAG